tttttatacacacctgagacctaattgaaccattattagtcacaggtgaagctcatgaAAAAATTGAGTCAATGGGCTTTGCCAaactttgaatattagaatattttgACACTTTTgatttgcactgaaacattattacaaaagctgttgggaataaaattagcCATTTCTTGTTAAAGGTCAATTTCTTGTTTTAGGTCAATTtttacacaagcgacaagacttttgtcagggactgtagatacatgtgatttatatatatttatatggtgATTTCTTGATGGCAGCCATTTTTTCTAAAGCTCTAAAAGCTCTGAAAATACATATTCACCAAAAAACATGTTGAATTGCAGATTTGTCCTAATGCCTGGAATGCCTCAAAGAATCTGTAGTTCTAAAACTAGTAATTGGTAGGCTGGCATATAGGCTTACGAACTTTTTTTGTGCCATGTTAATGCTTGCATGTCACTGGGGATGGTCGACCTTTTTGCGTTTGTTTTATTTAGCTGTTGCTTGATAGTGATCTGCAGCCATGACGGAGTTTTGGCTGATTTCGGCCCCTGGTGAGAAAACCTGTCAGCAGACATGGGACAAGATGATGGTGGCCACCACTCGCACCAACAACCTTTCCACAAACTACAAGTTCAACATCCCAGACCTTAAGGTTAGCCTAACTGTGTTGTATTAGTCAGCGAATTAATTCGTTAAGAATCATTATAGTACTTTGATCTATTACCATTTTAGacaatatttgtgtttctttctttattaacGTTACACATTGATACCATAAGATCCTATAcataaattgtaaatgtaatatgggTAATTCTTCAATTATcatatatttagaaaaaaatctatatttgtcACACTTGCTTACTTAACCCCAAGAGGTACAGTCCAATCTTTGTTTAcagttactgcatttaccagacacccttattcagggCGCCAGTCCCCCTCGAGACACACGTGCATCATaatatatgttcatatttttgtgcatgttttcatAAAATAACTCGTCCTTTGCGTTTTACCATAAATTCCAACTGTGAAAGGGAATGCATGGCTGGAGAAACGAGTGGCCTCCGCagactaaataaagaaaaaaagagaaaatcaaTTACTGGACTCTGTGCTTATtgggtgtggtggcctagtaggtaacacacctgcctatgaaccagatgatccaggttcaaatcccacttactaccattgtgtccctgagcaggacacttaaccccaagagtctgtccctgtaactactcattgtaagtcgctctgaataaggccgtctggtaaatgctgtaaatgtaaataggtgcctgctcatatttcatattccaagTTATTTATATATGGTGTTTTGTGTGCATATGGGATGCtgatcatgtgtgtgtgcatatagaATACTATTGATCTTTAATTTAATTCTGAATTATActattatatattattcatCACAGTCATCAGGATGTATTTCTAGATAGAATAGACAAAAATTCCACAGAAAcaatattttctaaaatgaCCAAGACCCAAATGGATTATAGTTGAAGAATTAACCAGATACAAATTCCAAAATATTTTAGTAAATCTCACTTAATGTTTATTCCAAATATTAATGTAGTAGACAAAATAGGTACTTTTCACAGTATATCTCTGACTTTTTGGCTTTCCCTAAAGCTCCCTGTTAGATCCTAGTTCTTTCAATAACTTAAGTGCACCTTCACCTGTTTTCtggaatgtttcttttttttttttttttttttttttttgaattcTATAATAGGTATTGGGTGATGCTGTAGTACAGTATggtattcagtttttttttttactttattttagttatttcctatcacaaatttgaaaagtttCTTTGATTCTGTTGACTGACATTTCTGCCTTTCACATTTCCCATGTCCCTCGCTGACCTCTGTCACCTCCTGGGTGGCCAGAGGCCACAGTTTCCAGAAGCTCTTTTTAATGTCTGATTAACTGAAAAGACGCGGCGCCAGCAAAAGTGCACAGAGCCATGAATGCCACTGACTGCGGATGAACTAAAGCGGGTCTGCTCCAAACCCGTCGACTGGGTTTGGATAAGTGCATTACACAGGATGATGATCAAAGGGATGCTTGTGCGCTCCTCCCCCTCCCACTTTCCTCAACAGGTTGGAACGTTAGATGTCTTGGTGGGACTGTCTGATGaactggccaaactgagctcATTTGTGGAAAGGTATGCTGAGTGCTCTTTTTATGTCAGTTCTAGGGTATTCAGAATCCCAGACTTGGGCAACTGGACTTGCTTGAAGTCATTGAAGTATTTTGATCTGAAGTTTAAGTTGAAAGTAGGCCAAATTCTCAGATTGCTTGTGTTTAAAATCTTGTAGTGAGAAATTTCGCACAGAAGTATGCATGTATTGCTTACCCGCTAAAAATAGCTGCTGGCAGTTTGGTGACACACCAGCACTCCTTACGAAGATATTTTTTAACGTCCCATGACTCATAGATCATCTGGACCCCAGTGATATATTTATACACTTGGTCTaggaaaatatttgcatagtgTATATTGAAATAGCTATATTATTTCAAGTGCATGTCATTTATCTTATAACAGATTAAATCTaagtaatcacacacacacctatatctTATGTGTGTATtatcacatgcacacatgtaaAAGGTGTTGTAAGTTTTCAGAATGTGTATTAAATTCAAATGTTGTCAGTTATTGATAGGGGTCTTTAGTTTACTTCATTGTACGATCCATGCCCCCCCCAGCCCATGTTTAGCGATTTATCTTTTCTGTGATGAAGAGGTTTATTATATATAGCCTTTTCAGCTCTGTGTGATCTCTTCTGATCCTGTTCACAGTGTGGTGAAGAAGGTGGCTCAGTACATGGCCGATGTGCTGGAGGACAGCCGAGACAAAGTTCAGGAGAACCTGTTGGCCAATGGAGGTGAGGTACACCCAACACCCTGGTATGACAGTCAGGCAGCTGAGGGTGAATGGAAGGATTTGTTGCGAGCGGTGAAGTACTGACATGTTGGTTTACTTGGCTCTAGTTGATCTGGTCACCTACCTTACAAGATTTCAGTGGGACATGGCTAAGTATCCCATCAAGCAGTCTTTGAAGAACATCTCAGAAATAATATCTAAGGTGAGTCATTGTGGGATAGTTGCTTTTTCCCCAAATACAATGTttttctgagcaagacacttgctctgGGGTGCTGATCCTGTAACCCAGCCCATGTTCCACCTCAGCTGATTCAACTAGATGTGCTAAATGAGCATAAACCCAGAACTGTACCGGATAAGTTCCATCCAGGACTGGGGTTGTGAACCCTGCtgtaattatttaacatgaTTTATATGCATATCTACGAAAACCAGATAGATATTGATCTCATTAGAATTATTCTATTTTGATACAGTATAATTTATCTTTATAGATATTTATCTTGTTTTCCCTACAGCAAGTAACACAAATTGACAATGACTTGAAGGCCCGTGCCTCAGCCTACAACAACCTGAAGGGCAATCTGCAAAACCTGGAGAGGAAGAATGCGTGAGTGGTTTTTGAAATTCAAACTTGACTCACttatatagtgaaagtgaactgattatgaaacacactgcagcacagcacacggtgacacaatgaaatgtgtcctctgcattaaacaaTCAACCTTGGTGAATAGTGAGTAGTcgtgaaaggtgcccggggagtagtgtgtagGGACGATACCtggatcaaggggacctcagtggcaccttggcagttcaggattcgaccacaaccttccaattacaagtccgcttccttacccactaggtcacctcTGCCCTTGTTTTTGTTACCCATCTGATAAAGTGGTTCTTTCTGCCACCAGGGGGAGCCTGCTAACCAGAAGTCTGGCTGATATTGTGAAGAAGGAGGACTTTGTGCTTGACTCTGAATATCTGGTCACCATGCTGGTGGTAGTACCAAAGtgagttttacattttattagtTGTTACTCAAAAAttatactgttttattttttctctcaaaGCAGTCAGGGTTGTAGAGTATTCAACTTGAGTCATATATCAGTCTCACCGCTTCTCAGAGAAGGTTTTAAATGCATGGACACAGCTGGGTTCTGTTATTGATAAATGCAGTATGTCTCacttaaattagatttttaatttCATACATCCATACCTTGGCTGCTAAGATGATTTTCTCTGGTGTACATTGACTGTCTTTTCTTTCACTTTGCTCTTTAGGACAAGTTATGCTGAATGGCAGCGCACTTATGAAACACTGGCAGAAATGGTGGTTCCCCGTTCAACAAAGTAAGTCACCCACAGCCTGGTTCTCGACGAACATCAGTGAGAACATGCCCGGTCGCATTAGGTTTGCATTAGCTGATTGTGTGTTGAGAAACGATTTCCTGGGGATGTTGCTGCCATGACATTTGCCAAGAAAGAGCTGGGGGCAAGATTAGTTTGTAGCTGGTTGCTGTGGAAACCGATTCGTTTCCACATGGAGCAGCTGGCCCTCTTTTCTGGTGCTCGAGGTTACAGAGGAGAGCAATACTTGATAAACCGAGTAATTTTAAAACGATTTTGTTcgaatgaatgaaaatggtaTGTGTAATTCAACATTCATTCCAAATGTTTATTACATGCTGTACAGCTTTTCAGAAACACTCCGGTCCTTTATTGAGCATAGGAAGAACTTGAGCTACTCTTTCTGTGGTCATGTGTGTTTTGGTAATGACATCTGTATAATGGACATTGTTGCTCCTCATCAGTCTGCTGTTTGAGGATCAGGACAGCGGCCTGTTCAGTGTCACCCTCTTTAGGAAGGCCGTGGATGACTTCAGACTCAAAGCCAGAGAGAACAAGTGAGCATCACACACTCTTCATTCAGCTTTCCActcacatattttttaaaatgtgttcattttcaaataataagaaaaacatAAGAATTAGAGGATGTGACTTTCATTTGAATgcagtatgtaaaaaaaattgcttaaaaatataaattgttGAGTATCTATTTCTGAAACTTATACTAATTATATTGCATAATCTTGGTAGAAAAAGATGGGTGTTCATAATTTATCTTTTTACCAGTTTTAGTATGAACTTGTATTACTTCATAgtcattagtgaaagtgaagtgattgtcattgtgaagcacagcacaggtgacacaatgaaatgtgtactctacttttaaccaccacccttcatgagcagtgggcagccgtgacaggcacccggggagcagtgtgtgtggatggtgctttgctcagtggcaccttggtggttcgggattcgaaccggcaaccttcagattacggggccacttccttacctgctatgccACCCCTGCCCCAGACTTCCACTGGGGAAACTGCATATTATGGAAActacatttattgatattttatatatatagttttatatattattattttttgttgtgttttgaggTCTTAACTATGAAGCTATTCTTTCTTtttgacatcatttttttcctgacatATTTGGCAGGTTCCTAGTGAGGGACTTCCAGTACAACGAAGAGGAGATGAAGGCTGATAAGGAAGAGATGACGCGCCTCTCCACTGACAAGAAAAAGCAGTTTGTATGCATCAGCAGAACTCGATCCGCAGGACTGTGTCAGCAATCCAAAAGCAGCAGCTTCTGAATGTGTTGAGGGGCCTTAACCCCCCACAGACAGTCGTCTACTTTTTCTGTGTAGTTGCTGCAATAGTAAAATGCACCTACTGTTTAATGAAGAGAAGCTGACAATTGACTGGAGTTGACTGGAGTGGCAAGGTGTTAAGGGAAATTTGTTGCTCccttttagtgaagtgaagtgattgtcacttgtgatacacagcagcatatcacacggtgcacacagtgaaacatttcctctgcatttaaccatcaccctgagtgagtcgtgggctgccatgaaaggcgcccggggagccgctaggccaccactgccccaaacttaAATATAAACTTAAATTATTAAAACCGTTGTGGATTATCAGTGTTTGCTGTCAGTGTGAACCTTGAACAATCTTTTCCTTTGAAGGGTCCACTTGTCCGATGGCTGAAGGTGAATTTCAGTGAGTCTTTCATTGCTTGGATCCACATCAAGGCTTTACGAGTTTTTGTGGAATCTGTCTTGAGGTAAATAAACAGCcctttaatttatatttaagtTATTATCTaatataaagattttttttgagcTGAAGACATCACAACAATGTACAAAGctacaatatttttaatgaaatgttcttcaTATGtgcatgaagtgaagtgattgtcattgtgatacacagcagcacagcacacggtgcacacagtgaaatttgtcctctgcatttaacccatcaccctgagtgagcagtgggtagccatgacaggcgcccagggagcagtgtgtgaagagggtgctttgctcagtgcatGATTAATGGTTGGTGTCATCAAGGACATACAAAGAGACTTGCTTATAGAACATAATCCATTTTGCTATTCATAAATATAACATACAGAAGAGCAGAACAGTTGTTATGTTTGCGTGAGGTGGTCTTCTCCAGTCTGTCTTTTCTAAGAACCCCTTTTTCAGCTCTTAGTTCCTAGGAACTGCCGTTGTGGTTGTTCATCCATGTAAGTTTCTCTTGGCACACACAGGTATGGACTGCCCGTCAACTTCCAGGCCATGCTGCTGCAGCCCAATAAGAAGAATATGAAAAAGCTCAGAGAGGTTCTCTATGATCTCTACAAACACCTGGACAGCAGTGCAGCTGCCATCATAGACGTGAGTATCCTctgtttaaaatacttttgTAATGTTTGGTGGATCTATATAATAACAGCCTGTAGtagtaaatgtgtatatatacattaggCTCATGCTAAAAGTTCTCTCCCATTACAGCAGTCAGCCATGGACATTCCAGGTATCAATCTCAGCCAGCAGGAGTACTACCCATACGTTTACTACAAGATTGACTGCAACCTGCTAGATTTCAAATAGTATTCTGTGGGCCACTCCACGCTGGCCGTTTTTTGTGTTGCTCCCTCGCATGCGCATTCCCTACTTCTTTAAACTGAGGAGCAATATGACTTGTACTGcagtttacatattttttcttttgggaacagaacagtatttatttttgtgcgcAGATGAAGAAAAGGTAAATGATGTATTTCAATCATTCCGCCCATATGTGCTTTGTGTTTGTCTTCATCTGTGAACTACGATGGACGCTGAATTATGTGAGGACACCCTTCATTTTTATTAGgtatttttaaaacacatttgagTGTCACCTCGGCAACAGATGATTCTATTGGAAATGGTCCTTTCTTTTGTGGTGTTCTTGTCTTGTATATTTGGTGTGTTCAAAGTAGATATATAATAAACAAAgatgataatatatatatacacactgtaATAACATCCATGTGCTTTAGTGTGTTAAACTTTATCATGGATGTGAAAacgtaatgtaatataataaaaatgtgagaTGTCAAattattgtgtgtatttgctATCATTTTTATGCTATTCGTAGCACATACGGTTGGATATGTAACAGATGCagattatacatttacagcagcatttaccagatgcccttatccagagcgacttacaatcagtagttacagggacagtccccctggagacactcagggttaagtgtcttgctcagggacacaatggtagtaagcgggatttgaacctgggtcctctggttcataggcaagtgtgttacccactaggatactaccaccctacatctgCATTACACTTTACAAGTCACtattaagaataaaatgattaagaaAAGAGAAAACGTACTTCTTACACACATCGGATTTGCACGCTGATATGTGCATGTCCATGACTGAAGATTTAGGAAATAATATTcgtttatattttattcttgcTGATgctaatatgtaaaatattatttaaatattcgCCACCCCGACGAGATCCTGAGCGCAATGTAATTTATTCTTGCACGTACCGTACCGGAATACTTTGCTGCATTAGTCCGCGAAGTCGTCCCGTCCCGACCTGCCGGTGACGTCGGCGCGGTGAGCGGGTCTCGGGAGCGCGGCGTGCCACCGTCCgcgagaggagaggaagatgcGCTCCCCTGTCACGCCCATGCCCGCGACCACCAGGCGCTCTGCTGGATCCGATGGGTTGCGGAGGCAGCAAGGCTGATACGATCGAGCCCCGGTATTATGACAGCTGGACCAGGGAGACCGAGTCGACGTGGCTCACCAACACGGACACCGAGGCCGGGCAGCAAACCGcgcccggcggcggcggcggcggcggccaccAACGCGGGACCAGCGACAGCGCGAGTGCGGCGAAAGCAGGCGCGACAACGTGCCAAGGTTTGTCGGATGCGAGTGAATCGTGGTGCTGGAGAATCGTGGCAGCTGGAAATGACTCGCACACCCAGTTATTCACCAGTTcattccctgtgtgtgtgtgtgtgtgtgtgtgtgtgtgtttgtgtgtgtacacatatatacctaaacacacacacacacacacacacacatacatatatatcgTTTATTAGTGTAGAAATATGTGAGTTTGTGTCCTGGTATCTGATTCGGGATTCAAATCGGGATTGAGATTAGgccagctaggccaccagtgcatGCTCAGTATACAGAGGTGTATAGAGTTGTATAGAGTTGTATAGAGTTGTATAGAGGTCTATAGAGGTGTATAGAGTTGTATAGAGGTCTATAGAGGTGTATAGAGTTGTATAGAGGTCTACAGAGGTGTATGGAAGTGTACAGAGGTGTATAAGGTGAATAGAGGTGTACAGAGGTGTATAAGGTGAATAGAGGTGTACAGAGGTGTATAGAGGTGGACAGAGGTGTTTAGAGATGTATAGAAGTGTACAGAGGTGTTTAGAGTTGTATAGAGGTGTATAGAAGTGTACAGAGGTGTATAGAAGTGTAGAAGTGTATAGAAGTGTACAGAGGTGTATAGAAGTGTATAGAAGTGTACAGAGGTGTACAGAGGTGTATAGAAGTGTATAGAAGTGTATAGATGTGAATAGAGGTCTATAGAGGTGTATAGAAATGTATAGAGGTGTATAGAGGTGGACAGAGGTGTATAGAAATGTACAGAGGTGTATAGAAGTGTACAGAGGTGTACAGAGGTATATAGAAGTGTATAGAAGTGTACAGAGGTGTATAGAGTTGTATAGAGGTGTACAGAGGTGTATAGAAGTGTACAGAGGTGTATAGAGTTGTATAGAGGTGTACAGAGGTGTATAGAAGTGTATAGAAGTGTACAGAGGTGTATAGAGTTGTATAGAGGTGTATAGAGGTGTACAGAGGTGTATAGAAGTGTACAGAGGTGTATAGAGTTGTATAGAGGTGTACAGAGGTGTATAGAAGTGTATAGAAGTGTACAGAGGTGTATAGAGTTGTATAGAGGTGTATAGAAGTGTACAGAGGTGTATAGAAGTGTATAGAAGTGTATAGAAGTGTACAGAGGTGTATACAGTTGTATAGAAGTGTACAGAGGTGTATAGAGTTGTATAGAAGTGTACAGAGGTGTATAGAGTTGTATAGGGTTGTACAGAGCTGTACATGGGTGCTGGTACGTCACGTTCAGTAGACCTGTCTCGGCCCCTCAGGTAAGGGGGAGGACCTCACGTGTCTCGGCGCCTCGGCCAGGGAGAAGAAGCTGGTGAATGTGGCCACGCAGTGTGGGAAGCAGCCGCTACACTCCACCAACAGCTTCAGCAACCCAAGGAGACCCCTGCACCGAGATGAGGTGATGCGGCGAGAGCAGAGAACGCTTGCAGTCTGGCTTTCGCAGCTGATATTTGTCTGCTTTTTCTCCCTAGGTTaaaaccaaaaccaagaaaatgTTCTCGAAGGAAGCTTCTTCGGATACAAGTGGCCAGCACACCATTTGTACTGAGGAGAAGTCGGCCATCTCTGGTCTAAAGTAGGAGGCATCTTTAAGTTCAGAGCTGGCTGATCTGGGGtcagatttaaatttttttttctaactttgTGGAAATctggtgcaattttttttttaagacgcGAAAGGGACATACACTCCACTATGCCATTCTGAGATGGATTGTGGGTAAAACAgggtatatatataaaaaaaagctgtgccATTAATTCATGCTAAAAacatatataactatataactatagtgtgtgtgtgtatatatatatatatatatatactcttCTCCAAACCATCCTGAAGCTATTTGACTCGCAGCCTTACCCAGTACTTGAACTCTCTTATTAAACATGTATGCAGTATTCAGCGGGTCCTTTCTGCTCAGAGACCAGGGTGCTGGGGCTTCACTGCAAGACAGTCTTATTACAGTGCCTATGTAATGAACACGATATGACCATGCAAACGCCTCAGGCTGGAGTTTACCAGAGACTGCATGACCGTGTGTGTGAGGAGCCGactgatgtgtgtgagtgtgtgtgctttaatTATATTGTGATGGCCAAGCGATTTTCCCCACCAGCGTCATTATAGTGGGCTGTATAATAAAGTGAAGATGATTTGGCATCGctcggtgtaaaaaaaaaaaggttggtcGTCTCTGCATCATTTCCATTTCCTGCAGGGGTACAAAAAGGTGGAGcattaatgaaaa
This genomic stretch from Denticeps clupeoides chromosome 5, fDenClu1.1, whole genome shotgun sequence harbors:
- the atp6v1c1a gene encoding V-type proton ATPase subunit C 1-A isoform X2, which encodes MTEFWLISAPGEKTCQQTWDKMMVATTRTNNLSTNYKFNIPDLKVGTLDVLVGLSDELAKLSSFVESVVKKVAQYMADVLEDSRDKVQENLLANGVDLVTYLTRFQWDMAKYPIKQSLKNISEIISKQVTQIDNDLKARASAYNNLKGNLQNLERKNAGSLLTRSLADIVKKEDFVLDSEYLVTMLVVVPKTSYAEWQRTYETLAEMVVPRSTNLLFEDQDSGLFSVTLFRKAVDDFRLKARENKFLVRDFQYNEEEMKADKEEMTRLSTDKKKQFGPLVRWLKVNFSESFIAWIHIKALRVFVESVLRYGLPVNFQAMLLQPNKKNMKKLREVLYDLYKHLDSSAAAIIDSAMDIPGINLSQQEYYPYVYYKIDCNLLDFK
- the atp6v1c1a gene encoding V-type proton ATPase subunit C 1-A isoform X1, whose product is MTEFWLISAPGEKTCQQTWDKMMVATTRTNNLSTNYKFNIPDLKVGTLDVLVGLSDELAKLSSFVESVVKKVAQYMADVLEDSRDKVQENLLANGVDLVTYLTRFQWDMAKYPIKQSLKNISEIISKQVTQIDNDLKARASAYNNLKGNLQNLERKNAGSLLTRSLADIVKKEDFVLDSEYLVTMLVVVPKTSYAEWQRTYETLAEMVVPRSTNLLFEDQDSGLFSVTLFRKAVDDFRLKARENKFLVRDFQYNEEEMKADKEEMTRLSTDKKKQFGPLVRWLKVNFSESFIAWIHIKALRVFVESVLRYGLPVNFQAMLLQPNKKNMKKLREVLYDLYKHLDSSAAAIIDQSAMDIPGINLSQQEYYPYVYYKIDCNLLDFK
- the baalca gene encoding BAALC binder of MAP3K1 and KLF4 a; the protein is MGCGGSKADTIEPRYYDSWTRETESTWLTNTDTEAGQQTAPGGGGGGGHQRGTSDSASAAKAGATTCQGKGEDLTCLGASAREKKLVNVATQCGKQPLHSTNSFSNPRRPLHRDEVKTKTKKMFSKEASSDTSGQHTICTEEKSAISGLK